Proteins encoded together in one Oxalobacteraceae sp. CFBP 8761 window:
- a CDS encoding IS1595 family transposase: MKAPRFKGWFAKLPSLNQPQRRQVLDALHPAAGLDQVVALISEARAPGRCCPRCGNERCYRHGFANDLQRYRCCACGRTFNDLTGTPLARLRLKAKWLAYSQTLLDSLPVRKAANQVGVHRTTAFRWRHRFLHWVKLDRPAILNGIVEADETFLLESQKGSRTLDRPPRHRGGHAAKPGISSELDCILVARDREGRTVDAVTGRGALTAAQLERNLLPRLDQQALLVSDSHIAYRAFARKHRIAHETVNLRAGERARRLGNVAVHVQNVNAYHQRFKAWLQRFRGVASRYLPNYLGWRWALDGERIILPGQLLRIAISVINR, translated from the coding sequence ATGAAAGCGCCGCGTTTCAAGGGCTGGTTTGCAAAACTGCCTTCGCTGAACCAGCCCCAGCGCCGGCAAGTGCTCGATGCCCTGCACCCTGCAGCCGGGCTCGATCAGGTAGTCGCACTCATCAGTGAGGCCAGGGCGCCAGGCCGCTGCTGCCCCAGATGCGGCAATGAGCGTTGCTACCGGCACGGGTTCGCCAACGACTTGCAGCGTTACCGCTGCTGCGCTTGCGGTCGCACCTTCAACGACCTGACCGGTACGCCGCTGGCTCGGCTGAGGCTCAAGGCCAAATGGCTTGCGTATTCTCAGACGCTGCTCGATTCACTTCCCGTGCGCAAGGCAGCCAACCAGGTTGGCGTACACCGCACCACGGCCTTTCGCTGGCGCCACCGCTTCCTGCATTGGGTCAAGCTCGACCGGCCCGCAATCCTCAATGGCATCGTCGAGGCCGATGAAACATTTCTGCTCGAATCACAAAAAGGTTCACGCACGCTTGATCGGCCGCCGCGCCACCGCGGCGGCCACGCTGCCAAACCGGGCATTTCCAGCGAACTGGACTGTATCCTGGTCGCGCGCGACCGTGAGGGCCGCACGGTCGATGCCGTCACTGGTCGCGGCGCACTGACGGCTGCGCAGCTCGAGCGTAACTTGCTGCCCAGGCTCGATCAGCAGGCCTTGCTGGTCAGTGACAGCCACATTGCTTACCGCGCATTTGCACGCAAGCACAGGATCGCGCACGAGACGGTCAACCTGCGCGCCGGTGAGCGTGCGAGACGACTGGGCAATGTTGCTGTCCACGTGCAGAACGTCAACGCTTACCATCAGCGTTTCAAGGCCTGGCTACAGCGCTTTCGCGGCGTGGCGTCGCGCTACCTGCCCAATTACCTGGGCTGGCGCTGGGCGCTGGATGGAGAGCGAATTATTTTGCCAGGCCAATTGCTTCGCATTGCTATCAGCGTCATCAACAGATAA
- the lpdA gene encoding dihydrolipoyl dehydrogenase, with the protein METINTTLLIIGGGPAGYVAGIRAGQLGIPTVLVEGAQPGGTCLNIGCIPSKALIHAADEYAKTVHYAAQTSPLGIRVDAPSIDLEKTVAWKDGIVKRLTGGVGALLKKQGVRVVRGWARVLDGKTVEVQPHEGSGQEPVRIRCEHMLLASGSHAVELPFMPFGGPVISSTEALSLSEVPRRMVVVGAGYIGLELGTAFRKLGSQVTVVEAAERILPAYDADLVKPVATSLERLGVEVRLATSVLGMEGERVKVRDASGVEAYLEADRVLVAVGRKPATTGWGLEHLMLDMNGRAVKVDEQCRTSMRNVWAIGDLTGEPMLAHRAMAQGEMVAEIIAGKRRWFHPAAIPAVCYTDPEIVVAGMSPGEAAAAGIDAISASFPFSANGRAMTIESTDGFVRVVARKDNHLILGWQAVGVGVAELAAGFTQSIELGAQLEDVARTIHAHPTLGEAVQEAALRALGHALHI; encoded by the coding sequence CGCCGGCCAGTTGGGCATCCCTACCGTCCTCGTCGAAGGCGCGCAACCGGGCGGCACCTGCCTGAACATCGGCTGCATTCCGTCCAAGGCGCTGATCCATGCGGCCGACGAATACGCCAAGACCGTGCATTACGCGGCGCAAACGTCGCCCCTGGGGATCAGGGTCGACGCGCCCAGCATCGACCTCGAAAAAACGGTGGCCTGGAAAGACGGCATCGTCAAGCGCCTGACCGGCGGCGTGGGCGCGCTGCTGAAGAAACAGGGTGTGCGCGTGGTACGCGGCTGGGCCCGTGTCCTCGACGGCAAGACCGTCGAAGTGCAGCCTCATGAGGGCAGCGGGCAAGAGCCGGTGCGCATCCGCTGCGAACACATGCTGCTGGCGAGCGGCTCGCACGCGGTCGAACTGCCGTTCATGCCGTTTGGCGGTCCGGTCATTTCGTCGACCGAGGCGCTGTCATTGAGCGAGGTACCGCGCCGCATGGTGGTGGTTGGCGCCGGTTATATCGGTCTGGAACTGGGCACGGCGTTTCGCAAGCTGGGCAGCCAGGTCACGGTCGTCGAGGCGGCCGAGCGCATCCTGCCAGCCTACGATGCGGATCTGGTCAAACCGGTTGCCACTTCACTCGAGCGCCTCGGTGTCGAGGTCCGCCTGGCGACATCGGTGCTGGGCATGGAGGGCGAGCGGGTCAAGGTGCGCGACGCGTCCGGCGTGGAAGCCTATCTCGAGGCTGACCGCGTGCTGGTGGCCGTGGGCCGCAAGCCGGCAACCACCGGCTGGGGTCTCGAACACCTGATGCTCGACATGAACGGGCGCGCCGTGAAAGTCGACGAGCAATGCCGCACGTCGATGCGCAATGTCTGGGCGATTGGCGACCTGACCGGTGAACCGATGCTGGCGCACCGCGCGATGGCGCAGGGCGAGATGGTGGCCGAGATCATCGCCGGCAAGCGACGCTGGTTCCATCCGGCGGCCATTCCAGCTGTCTGCTACACCGATCCCGAAATCGTGGTGGCCGGCATGTCCCCTGGCGAAGCCGCAGCGGCCGGCATCGACGCCATCAGCGCGAGTTTCCCGTTCAGCGCCAATGGACGGGCGATGACGATCGAGAGCACCGACGGTTTTGTCCGCGTCGTTGCGCGCAAGGACAATCACCTGATCCTGGGCTGGCAGGCGGTGGGCGTCGGCGTGGCCGAACTGGCGGCTGGCTTCACGCAGTCGATCGAACTGGGGGCACAACTGGAAGATGTGGCACGCACGATCCACGCGCATCCAACGCTCGGTGAAGCGGTGCAGGAAGCAGCGCTGCGCGCACTGGGCCACGCACTGCATATCTGA
- a CDS encoding TonB-dependent receptor: MPEVVVTAQRTESLASRTPLAISVLSGEQLRELGADSAATIGPRLPNVYIDQAFSGLRLTIRGISNSDTTDKGDPSAAFMLDGVYIARPAGQSGNFLDVDRIEVLRGPQGTLYGRNTTAGLVNVISNLPTDRFEGAIGFEAGTYDRRKIDGVINVPVNDMLALRAAVSKLQHDPYLNNGQGTLLRPGMDQDDRDARLSAKLALGRDAALVLRYDHGQAKGNNDRFVPDTNFYSGVASGKPVYRDSTTDERLTNSFRPPNMTPVQGWQDRVARGWSADLRWDLGPATLYYLGARRKLDQELRQNYYYRVAPQLALGVINNYDGHNEQDSHELRLATNGAGPLSAQGGLYYFNETSDTSYAFQGLQAVGLPPYYAFPLVTEARSRAVFGQLTWRVVDGLRLTAGARRTEDDKDRVGSTDFRQGPVFNAATDRRLLNAAELNTARTTWRLGLDYDLLPTTLLYGSLATGYKAGGFNDGCIAGSTALGIACPAAVAVSESALYYQPEELRAWEAGVKSRLWGGRVTVNAAAFVYDYTNLQLSGTAIVSGAPRILTGNAGVARSRGLELDGDIRVGSNGRLSYGATALDAHYVSYNPTPTASWAGRKLDRAPSHVYTLGYEHRFGVFGGQLHAGVFSRRSAEYVITIPSQLLEYRIPAHTTTDATLRYAPAGGAWSLLARVRNLENSVRPSLIDSFGMTTPTAPRTADVRLDLRF; the protein is encoded by the coding sequence GTGCCGGAAGTCGTCGTCACCGCCCAGCGCACCGAATCCCTGGCGTCCCGTACGCCGCTTGCGATCAGCGTCCTGTCCGGCGAGCAGTTGCGCGAGCTGGGCGCCGACAGCGCTGCCACCATTGGACCGCGCCTGCCGAATGTCTACATCGACCAGGCGTTCTCGGGCCTGCGCCTGACGATCCGCGGCATCAGCAACAGCGACACCACCGACAAGGGCGACCCGTCGGCCGCCTTCATGCTCGACGGCGTGTACATCGCACGGCCTGCCGGCCAGAGCGGCAATTTCCTGGACGTTGACCGCATCGAAGTGCTGCGCGGCCCGCAGGGCACGCTGTATGGCCGCAACACGACTGCCGGCCTGGTCAACGTGATCTCGAACCTGCCGACCGACCGCTTCGAGGGCGCCATCGGGTTCGAAGCGGGCACCTACGACCGGCGCAAAATCGACGGCGTGATCAACGTGCCGGTGAACGACATGCTGGCGCTGCGCGCCGCCGTGAGCAAGTTGCAGCATGACCCCTACCTGAACAACGGCCAGGGCACGCTGCTGCGCCCCGGCATGGACCAGGACGACCGTGACGCGCGCCTGAGTGCCAAGCTGGCGCTGGGCCGCGACGCCGCGCTGGTGCTGCGCTACGATCATGGCCAGGCCAAAGGCAATAACGATCGCTTCGTGCCGGACACGAATTTCTATTCCGGCGTGGCCAGCGGCAAACCCGTGTACCGCGACAGCACGACCGACGAACGCCTGACCAACAGCTTCCGTCCGCCGAACATGACGCCCGTGCAGGGCTGGCAAGACCGCGTGGCCCGGGGCTGGTCCGCCGACCTGCGCTGGGATCTCGGTCCTGCCACGCTGTATTACCTGGGCGCGCGCCGCAAGCTGGACCAGGAACTCCGCCAGAACTACTACTACCGCGTGGCCCCGCAGCTCGCCCTTGGCGTGATCAACAACTACGACGGCCACAACGAGCAGGATTCGCATGAGCTGCGCCTGGCCACCAATGGCGCCGGCCCGCTCAGCGCCCAGGGCGGCTTGTACTACTTCAACGAAACGTCCGACACGTCGTACGCGTTCCAGGGCCTGCAAGCGGTCGGCTTGCCGCCGTATTACGCGTTTCCGCTCGTGACCGAAGCGCGCAGCCGCGCCGTGTTCGGCCAGCTGACCTGGCGCGTGGTCGACGGCCTGCGCCTGACCGCCGGCGCGCGCCGCACCGAGGACGACAAGGACCGCGTCGGCTCGACCGATTTCCGGCAAGGGCCCGTGTTCAACGCCGCGACCGACCGGCGCCTGCTCAATGCGGCCGAATTGAATACCGCACGCACGACCTGGCGCCTGGGACTTGACTACGACCTGCTGCCCACGACGCTGCTGTATGGCAGCCTGGCCACCGGCTACAAGGCGGGCGGCTTCAACGACGGCTGCATCGCCGGCAGCACCGCGCTGGGCATCGCATGCCCGGCGGCAGTGGCCGTATCGGAAAGCGCGCTGTACTACCAGCCGGAAGAACTGCGCGCCTGGGAAGCCGGCGTCAAGTCGCGCCTGTGGGGTGGTCGCGTCACCGTCAACGCCGCTGCCTTCGTATACGACTACACGAATCTGCAACTGAGCGGCACCGCCATTGTCTCGGGCGCCCCGCGCATCCTGACGGGCAACGCCGGCGTCGCCCGCTCGCGCGGCCTGGAACTGGACGGCGACATCCGCGTCGGCAGCAACGGGCGCCTCAGCTACGGCGCGACCGCGCTCGACGCACACTATGTGTCGTACAACCCGACCCCCACCGCGTCATGGGCCGGCCGCAAGCTCGATCGCGCGCCGAGCCATGTCTATACGCTCGGCTACGAGCACCGCTTCGGCGTGTTTGGCGGGCAGCTGCATGCGGGGGTGTTCTCGCGCCGCAGCGCCGAGTATGTGATCACGATTCCGAGCCAGCTGCTCGAATACCGGATTCCCGCGCACACGACCACCGACGCCACACTGCGCTACGCCCCGGCCGGCGGCGCCTGGAGCCTGCTGGCGCGCGTGCGCAACCTGGAAAATTCGGTGCGCCCGTCGCTGATCGACAGCTTCGGCATGACCACGCCGACGGCGCCGCGTACGGCCGACGTGCGCCTCGATCTGCGCTTTTGA
- a CDS encoding DMT family transporter: MGIGVLCGLLAGAMWGIVFVAPAYLAAFTPLQLTVGRYLAYGAIALVLLGPRLRTLLASLSRTDLYALVRHALAGNLVYYVLLAYGVQYAGVAPTSLIVGMVPLVVTLLGRHDHGAVPLRRMLAPLLLVAVGIACINIDTFMHAPPDASGIAIAGGVLCATGALLCWSWYALDNARYLKNNPRFGSGEWSALYGLATGVLSLALAPFAFWDAGGQVAGERDWIVFWACNALLALGASVIGNHFWNVASRRVPVTLTGQLILFETLFALLYGCIYRGAGPRPLELAAIALLIAGVAWSVRLHGAVGNDKIISPGAELH, translated from the coding sequence ATGGGTATCGGTGTGTTGTGCGGCTTGCTGGCTGGCGCCATGTGGGGCATCGTGTTCGTTGCGCCGGCGTATCTGGCCGCGTTCACGCCGCTGCAACTGACCGTCGGGCGCTATCTGGCCTACGGCGCCATCGCCCTCGTGCTCCTGGGCCCGCGCCTGCGCACCCTGCTCGCCAGCCTGTCCCGGACCGATCTGTACGCGCTGGTGCGTCATGCGCTGGCCGGCAACCTCGTGTATTACGTGCTGCTGGCGTACGGCGTGCAGTATGCGGGCGTCGCGCCCACCTCGCTGATCGTCGGCATGGTGCCGCTGGTCGTCACGCTGCTCGGTCGCCATGACCATGGCGCCGTGCCGCTGCGGCGCATGCTGGCCCCGCTGCTGCTGGTCGCAGTTGGCATCGCCTGCATCAACATCGACACCTTCATGCATGCGCCGCCCGACGCATCCGGCATCGCCATCGCCGGCGGCGTGCTGTGCGCCACCGGCGCCTTGCTGTGCTGGAGCTGGTACGCGCTCGACAATGCACGCTACCTGAAGAACAACCCGCGCTTTGGCAGCGGCGAATGGTCGGCGCTGTACGGCCTGGCCACGGGCGTGCTGTCCCTGGCGCTCGCACCGTTCGCGTTCTGGGATGCCGGCGGGCAAGTGGCTGGCGAGCGCGACTGGATCGTGTTCTGGGCCTGCAACGCTTTGCTGGCGCTGGGCGCATCGGTCATCGGCAACCATTTCTGGAACGTGGCGAGCCGCCGCGTGCCCGTCACGCTGACAGGCCAGCTGATCCTGTTCGAAACGCTGTTCGCGCTGCTGTACGGCTGCATCTATCGCGGCGCCGGACCACGGCCGCTCGAACTGGCGGCAATCGCGCTGCTGATCGCCGGCGTGGCCTGGTCGGTCAGGCTGCACGGCGCCGTTGGGAATGACAAAATCATCAGTCCTGGTGCCGAGCTTCATTGA
- a CDS encoding TetR/AcrR family transcriptional regulator — translation MTQELSNTRSYRGQTPEQRRADRRNRLIAGAISVYGERGYHNATVKAVCDAAGLTERYFYESFANSEMLLIASYTFITDLVRERVLLAGESARGGRIARSRAMLHAYFSSIQRDPRSARVFLVEIRGVSAAVDRTFDESLHEFGLAVTRLVAPDLLDDELLQAGVIGGVIHIAMRWIACDYKPPIDEAVAAALRLGTALSKRPRVAPAGSA, via the coding sequence ATGACTCAAGAGCTTTCAAACACTCGCTCCTATCGCGGACAGACGCCGGAGCAGCGTCGCGCCGACCGGCGTAACCGCCTCATTGCCGGCGCCATCAGTGTGTATGGTGAGCGCGGCTACCATAATGCGACCGTTAAGGCGGTCTGCGATGCCGCGGGTCTCACCGAGCGCTACTTCTACGAATCGTTCGCGAACAGCGAAATGCTCTTGATCGCCAGCTACACGTTCATCACCGATCTGGTGCGTGAAAGAGTGTTGCTCGCCGGGGAATCGGCACGCGGCGGCAGGATTGCCCGGTCGCGAGCCATGCTCCACGCTTATTTCTCTTCGATCCAGCGCGATCCCCGTTCAGCACGTGTATTCCTCGTCGAAATCCGTGGTGTGAGTGCTGCCGTGGACCGCACCTTCGATGAATCGCTTCATGAGTTCGGGTTGGCTGTCACGCGGCTCGTCGCGCCCGATTTGCTGGACGACGAGTTATTGCAGGCAGGCGTCATTGGCGGCGTGATCCATATTGCCATGCGCTGGATCGCGTGCGACTACAAGCCGCCGATCGACGAGGCAGTTGCGGCGGCGCTGCGCCTTGGCACAGCCCTGTCCAAGCGGCCCCGCGTCGCGCCAGCCGGCAGCGCGTAA